A stretch of the Amycolatopsis sp. BJA-103 genome encodes the following:
- a CDS encoding transglycosylase domain-containing protein, giving the protein MVRPVEPDPYEREPDLITHHTHNGTEDPYGYDPYDDRYDDRHESSALGAEGDDQYKDEPAEDEDGDKKKVLTPKQRKKRRWRIIRRVLYSMFGLFVVVPAIAFVITYFLVDVPSQESIASLQSQPITLTYADGSPMGKIAPASGGSRYLLQPGDVPDAVKKAVYAAEDSSFETNSGFDVGGILRAVYNNVTGGQGGGSTISQQYIKKATANEAPTLTRKWTELAKSFKMNNQMSKEEIITAYLNTIYFGRGANGIEAAAQAYFKKPAKELGASEAALLAGLIQGPSKSENDAYAQRRWNFVMDQMVANKWLDPGQRATAEYPKPIPKAQAKADDAGTLSLHIRNRVIDELEARGYDQDRLHQGGFKITTTIDPKAQKMAEESVAEGMKGQTDENILNALVAIDPKTGGVVAYWGGPDWTKNAQGQDVQAIDWANVPHNPGSAFKAFDLTAFLKMGKGLGETFDGSNNRKFDGRTIRNAGESSNCGTQCTVAEAMKVSANTVFYDMVRNATKIDPVAKAAKEAGVMVEADGGKAKLSPDINIALGGGGTVTTAEDMAAGFATFAGEGVRQKQHFVAKLANSQDEVEFDETAPKGSPAFSDDADKSKQIAGNVTDALEEVIPYSKLKCPKGHDCAGKTGTQQYDFKDSDPASYRDRNAQTWMVGYTPTISTSVWVGGDGNKPLHDKSGKPVYGRTIAGPIWEDFMSRYMTGKPSEKFDNVKPIGKDARYVPPTTASKPPQTSTPPETPTTTPTPTIPTEPTEPTETGGWPTKPTKPTKPTRPGPGTSEPLFPNGEDP; this is encoded by the coding sequence ATGGTCCGCCCGGTCGAGCCGGACCCGTACGAGCGCGAGCCGGACCTCATCACGCACCACACGCACAACGGCACCGAAGACCCGTACGGCTACGACCCGTACGACGATCGCTATGACGATCGTCACGAAAGCTCGGCCCTCGGCGCCGAGGGTGACGATCAGTACAAAGACGAGCCCGCCGAGGACGAAGACGGCGACAAGAAGAAGGTCCTCACGCCGAAGCAGCGCAAAAAGCGCCGCTGGCGGATCATCCGCCGGGTCCTCTACTCGATGTTCGGCCTGTTCGTCGTGGTGCCGGCGATCGCGTTCGTCATCACCTACTTCCTGGTGGACGTCCCGTCGCAGGAAAGCATCGCGAGCCTGCAGAGCCAGCCGATCACGCTGACGTACGCCGACGGCAGTCCGATGGGCAAGATCGCGCCCGCGAGCGGCGGCAGCCGGTACCTGCTTCAGCCGGGCGACGTCCCGGACGCGGTCAAGAAGGCCGTTTACGCGGCCGAGGACTCGTCGTTCGAAACCAACTCCGGGTTCGACGTCGGCGGCATCCTGCGCGCGGTCTACAACAACGTCACCGGCGGCCAGGGCGGCGGTTCGACGATCTCCCAGCAGTACATCAAGAAGGCCACGGCCAACGAGGCTCCGACGCTCACCCGTAAATGGACCGAGCTGGCCAAATCCTTCAAGATGAACAACCAGATGTCCAAAGAGGAGATCATCACCGCGTACCTCAACACCATCTACTTCGGTCGCGGCGCGAACGGCATCGAAGCGGCCGCGCAGGCCTACTTCAAGAAGCCCGCCAAGGAGCTCGGCGCGTCCGAGGCCGCCTTGCTCGCCGGCCTGATCCAGGGCCCGAGCAAGTCCGAGAACGACGCGTACGCGCAGAGGCGCTGGAACTTCGTGATGGACCAGATGGTGGCGAACAAGTGGCTCGACCCGGGTCAGCGTGCCACCGCCGAGTATCCGAAGCCGATCCCGAAGGCTCAGGCGAAGGCCGACGACGCCGGGACGCTGAGCCTGCACATCCGCAACCGCGTGATCGACGAGCTCGAGGCCCGCGGCTACGACCAGGACCGGCTGCACCAGGGCGGCTTCAAGATCACCACGACGATCGACCCCAAGGCGCAGAAGATGGCCGAGGAGTCCGTCGCCGAGGGGATGAAGGGCCAGACGGACGAGAACATCCTGAACGCGCTGGTCGCGATCGATCCCAAGACCGGCGGTGTGGTCGCCTACTGGGGCGGCCCGGACTGGACGAAGAACGCGCAGGGCCAGGACGTCCAGGCCATCGACTGGGCGAACGTGCCGCACAACCCCGGATCGGCGTTCAAGGCCTTCGACCTGACCGCGTTCCTCAAGATGGGCAAGGGACTCGGCGAGACGTTCGACGGCTCCAACAACCGGAAGTTCGACGGCCGCACGATCCGGAACGCGGGCGAGAGCTCCAACTGCGGTACGCAATGCACGGTCGCCGAGGCGATGAAGGTCTCCGCGAACACCGTGTTCTACGACATGGTCCGCAACGCGACGAAGATCGACCCGGTGGCGAAGGCCGCGAAGGAAGCCGGCGTGATGGTGGAGGCCGACGGCGGCAAGGCGAAGCTGAGCCCCGACATCAACATCGCCCTCGGCGGTGGTGGCACGGTCACCACGGCCGAGGACATGGCGGCCGGTTTCGCCACCTTCGCCGGTGAAGGCGTCCGGCAGAAGCAGCACTTCGTCGCCAAGCTGGCCAACTCCCAGGACGAGGTCGAGTTCGACGAGACGGCCCCCAAGGGCTCTCCCGCCTTCAGTGACGACGCCGACAAGAGCAAGCAGATCGCCGGCAACGTCACGGACGCGCTCGAAGAGGTCATCCCGTACTCGAAGCTGAAGTGCCCGAAGGGTCACGACTGCGCGGGCAAGACCGGCACGCAGCAGTACGACTTCAAGGACAGCGACCCGGCCAGCTACCGCGACCGCAACGCGCAGACCTGGATGGTGGGCTACACGCCGACCATCTCGACCTCGGTGTGGGTCGGCGGCGACGGCAACAAGCCGCTGCACGACAAGAGCGGCAAGCCGGTCTACGGCCGGACCATCGCGGGTCCGATCTGGGAAGACTTCATGTCCCGGTACATGACCGGCAAGCCGTCGGAGAAGTTCGACAACGTCAAGCCGATCGGCAAGGACGCCAGGTACGTGCCGCCGACGACGGCCTCGAAGCCGCCGCAGACGTCGACGCCGCCCGAGACGCCGACGACCACTCCGACGCCGACGATTCCCACCGAGCCGACCGAGCCGACGGAAACCGGCGGCTGGCCGACGAAACCGACCAAGCCCACGAAGCCGACCAGGCCGGGGCCGGGGACTTCGGAGCCGTTGTTCCCGAACGGCGAAGATCCGTGA